The proteins below are encoded in one region of Bremerella sp. P1:
- a CDS encoding secretin N-terminal domain-containing protein translates to MKQTMYRVSYSLSASFYGAFALALLGQTNAFGQAKDASVELPVPPVEMVISDETGTEVASPDMEGKLRFSFSGASWREVLDWIAEAGDLSLYVDDVPTGSFTYSDSQYFTVDDAVTRLNLFLLPRGYALVRKGQLLSVINLGDPRGLQQLNAMARVVSTDELDQLNDHEVVKCFIKLGNVVATEAISEMEPLSLMTTPVVLPKSNQLIITDTAKNLRSALQVLASMQEPQRDEAAIRRFDLKHADAATVLLVAGTHLGIPENEMSGIDITITTDTSGRRLYAVGSEEKLNRLESLIKVVDVPEESEESPIEKTLVSHSVSGDNLQAVYDVLQTILADKSLRLSMQENSNSIVALADADTHQLIRDTIQELQAPSVEFSVVELNSVDPYFAVSLVAEMFGVTDEDEDSDDEARVPPPKVDADPGNRRLFVRGTAEQIQQIEQLVERLESRKSSGTDLRFVPLTGPKRQNLLQTAKKSWGGDNCLQILPAERATQQQFIERSLHSEDEKSDKDTQEVVPTNSSQDDAPRLKSSPEHPDDESDNSFVSLPEGGDTINTSATVKNANAPIRSQVVPNGILLQSDDIEALDRFEEHLRLLSAQDKNAISPTVIYYLKYVSAEEAVKMLADLLDGGNALNDTPTDTLVRGSVGNLGSFYGSLLFERDGVTTVTAGTATIVSDARLNRLIVQGTREDIATIESYMKIIDKDSSITDVETSGRSRIIELKHARATEVAEMIREAFPDRVDMSAQRNAQALQANAAQNNNKGNNKDQRGDDNQRGFQEKPTRGSKPTMAVAVHEASNSLVITAPDALFAEVEQLVASVDKRSERAVRVITATNGINLEMIEQVLAEQAGDSSRTSTPSRSSSSSSTSRTKGR, encoded by the coding sequence GTGAAGCAAACCATGTATCGCGTTTCCTATTCGTTATCTGCTTCTTTTTACGGCGCCTTTGCCTTGGCGCTGTTGGGTCAAACCAATGCATTCGGGCAAGCAAAAGACGCTTCTGTCGAGCTACCAGTCCCACCAGTTGAAATGGTGATCAGCGACGAGACCGGAACCGAAGTGGCGTCGCCCGATATGGAGGGAAAGCTGCGGTTCTCGTTCAGTGGTGCTTCATGGCGTGAGGTGCTCGACTGGATCGCGGAAGCCGGAGACCTTTCGCTCTACGTCGACGATGTGCCCACTGGCAGTTTTACGTATTCGGACAGCCAGTACTTCACGGTCGACGATGCTGTCACCCGCCTGAATCTTTTCCTGTTGCCTCGTGGTTATGCGTTGGTCCGCAAGGGGCAATTGTTATCGGTTATCAATCTCGGCGATCCTCGCGGGCTTCAACAGTTGAACGCGATGGCCCGGGTCGTTTCTACCGATGAACTCGACCAGCTGAACGATCATGAAGTGGTTAAATGCTTCATCAAACTAGGGAATGTTGTCGCCACGGAAGCCATCAGCGAGATGGAACCTCTTTCGCTGATGACCACCCCGGTTGTTCTTCCTAAGTCAAATCAGCTCATCATCACCGATACGGCGAAGAACCTTCGCAGTGCGCTGCAAGTTCTCGCATCGATGCAAGAACCTCAAAGGGACGAAGCGGCCATCCGTCGTTTCGATCTGAAGCATGCCGATGCGGCCACCGTGCTGCTGGTAGCTGGAACTCATTTGGGAATTCCTGAGAACGAAATGAGTGGGATCGACATCACGATTACCACGGATACGTCAGGAAGACGCCTTTACGCGGTGGGTTCGGAGGAGAAGCTCAATCGACTTGAATCGCTGATAAAAGTCGTTGACGTGCCTGAGGAATCGGAAGAATCGCCGATCGAAAAGACGCTCGTGTCCCATTCGGTTAGCGGAGACAACTTGCAAGCCGTTTATGACGTGCTTCAAACGATCCTGGCTGATAAGTCTCTTCGTCTGTCGATGCAGGAAAATAGTAACTCGATCGTCGCCCTGGCCGATGCTGATACTCACCAGCTTATCCGCGACACAATTCAAGAACTACAGGCTCCTTCTGTTGAGTTTTCTGTTGTCGAACTGAATTCCGTTGATCCTTACTTTGCCGTCTCGCTCGTGGCAGAAATGTTCGGCGTCACAGACGAAGACGAGGATAGTGACGACGAAGCTCGTGTGCCACCGCCGAAGGTAGATGCCGACCCAGGCAATCGACGCCTGTTTGTTCGCGGTACCGCGGAGCAAATTCAACAAATTGAACAGTTGGTTGAACGTTTGGAATCCCGCAAAAGCAGCGGGACCGATTTACGGTTCGTTCCTCTGACCGGTCCCAAACGTCAGAACCTATTGCAAACGGCCAAGAAGTCGTGGGGAGGCGATAACTGCCTGCAGATCTTGCCTGCCGAAAGAGCCACCCAGCAACAATTCATTGAACGTTCGCTTCACTCCGAAGACGAGAAAAGCGACAAGGACACGCAAGAAGTTGTTCCCACGAACTCATCTCAGGATGACGCTCCTCGTCTGAAGAGCTCGCCAGAGCATCCAGACGACGAGAGTGATAACAGCTTTGTCTCCCTGCCAGAAGGAGGCGACACGATCAACACCTCAGCGACGGTGAAAAACGCCAACGCTCCGATTCGTAGCCAAGTAGTCCCCAACGGTATTCTTCTTCAATCGGACGATATCGAAGCGTTGGATCGATTCGAAGAGCATCTCCGCTTGCTCTCGGCGCAAGACAAGAACGCGATTTCGCCCACGGTGATCTACTACCTGAAGTATGTATCCGCAGAAGAAGCGGTCAAAATGCTGGCCGACCTGCTAGATGGTGGGAATGCCTTGAATGATACACCGACCGATACGCTCGTACGCGGTTCGGTGGGGAATCTCGGCAGCTTTTATGGCAGCCTACTCTTCGAGCGAGACGGCGTAACGACGGTTACCGCCGGCACGGCAACGATTGTGTCTGACGCCCGGCTCAACCGCTTGATCGTTCAAGGCACTCGAGAAGATATCGCGACAATCGAAAGTTATATGAAAATCATCGACAAGGACTCCAGTATCACTGATGTTGAGACTTCAGGGCGTTCGCGGATCATTGAATTGAAGCATGCCCGCGCAACGGAAGTGGCCGAGATGATCCGCGAGGCATTTCCTGATCGTGTCGACATGTCGGCCCAGCGAAATGCCCAGGCTCTTCAGGCAAACGCCGCTCAGAATAACAACAAGGGGAACAATAAAGACCAACGCGGCGATGACAATCAGCGAGGCTTTCAAGAGAAGCCTACCCGCGGAAGCAAACCGACCATGGCTGTCGCCGTTCACGAAGCGAGTAACTCGCTCGTAATTACCGCTCCGGATGCACTCTTTGCGGAAGTGGAACAACTGGTCGCTTCGGTGGACAAACGTAGCGAACGAGCCGTACGAGTTATCACGGCGACCAACGGAATCAACCTGGAAATGATCGAGCAAGTTCTGGCTGAACAGGCCGGCGATTCGTCCCGAACGAGCACTCCCTCGCGTTCGTCCTCATCGTCAAGCACCAGCCGAACGAAGGGGCGTTAA
- a CDS encoding proprotein convertase P-domain-containing protein: MIPQLCDYRFFLTAIMVAIMSGVSFGQGEWIHRIDDDNNGYIEPDEISERGRRYLEEFAIPYGLSLSRPNSVKKLEQAARLHAARRDRDKDATLPPAREPEGMKGFGVDPEKPLIPGFGLREVKYPYTQADLDEADSMLRRWDRNDDSKLDPREIERAKWSGHDPLDSDFDKDGSLTKLELSQRYARRRSESQRTIMSVGSLNEAPQSQEDNRDDSDRRNRMRAGSSRGGDRGSASLADSILERYDFNRNDQLDPQEMASVGISIARVDYDRNGAVDENEFARYLNEELEREANASQEAIPTWFFERDGDGDKQVLMSEFTEEWDEAKLEEFASYDHNRDGMITINEVLTSQTVAGGKFSSSQAQLLLPRSMVVSEIEVSDDYLIGDLNVQLSITHTYTEQLDGYLIGPDGQRIELFTGVGGSDDHFDKTIFDDDNGERITRSRAPFRGTFRPEALEKRQPGLNHFKGKNLKGTWQLMIRASRSERSGVLHGWSLLVKPDQEAVDNPESVAQRLNPTESQPDEGSSPSEAPQVLPPQP; encoded by the coding sequence ATGATTCCCCAACTGTGTGACTATCGCTTTTTTTTGACGGCAATCATGGTCGCGATTATGTCCGGCGTCAGCTTTGGGCAAGGCGAATGGATCCATCGTATCGACGACGACAACAATGGTTACATCGAACCGGATGAGATTTCCGAGCGAGGTCGACGCTATCTCGAAGAATTCGCAATTCCTTACGGCCTGAGTCTCTCTCGCCCAAACTCCGTCAAGAAACTGGAACAAGCAGCCCGGCTTCACGCCGCTCGCCGTGATCGCGACAAAGACGCCACTTTGCCGCCCGCGAGAGAACCGGAAGGCATGAAGGGATTCGGCGTTGATCCCGAGAAGCCGCTAATTCCCGGTTTTGGTCTTCGTGAAGTGAAATACCCCTACACGCAAGCGGATCTCGACGAAGCCGACTCCATGCTTCGTCGCTGGGATCGTAATGACGACAGCAAGTTAGATCCTCGAGAAATTGAGCGGGCCAAATGGTCAGGACATGACCCACTCGATAGCGACTTCGATAAGGATGGAAGCCTCACGAAGCTGGAACTCTCTCAGAGATATGCTCGACGCCGTAGCGAGTCGCAGCGCACGATCATGTCGGTCGGTTCTTTGAACGAGGCACCCCAATCACAAGAAGACAATCGAGATGACAGCGATCGCCGCAATCGAATGCGGGCCGGCAGTTCTCGGGGTGGTGACCGCGGCAGTGCTTCGCTGGCCGATAGCATCCTTGAGCGATATGACTTCAACCGCAACGACCAACTTGATCCGCAAGAGATGGCCAGCGTTGGAATTTCGATTGCCAGAGTCGACTACGACCGAAACGGGGCAGTCGACGAGAACGAGTTTGCCCGATACTTGAACGAAGAACTGGAACGGGAAGCCAACGCTAGTCAAGAAGCGATCCCGACCTGGTTTTTCGAGCGGGATGGAGATGGCGACAAGCAAGTCTTAATGTCTGAGTTCACCGAAGAGTGGGACGAAGCGAAGCTCGAAGAATTCGCATCGTACGATCATAATCGCGATGGCATGATCACGATTAATGAAGTGCTAACCTCTCAAACGGTTGCGGGCGGAAAGTTCTCCAGTTCTCAGGCTCAATTGCTGCTTCCCAGATCGATGGTCGTCTCCGAAATCGAAGTATCGGACGATTATCTGATCGGAGATTTGAACGTGCAGCTTTCTATTACTCACACCTATACCGAACAACTTGATGGCTACCTGATCGGCCCCGATGGCCAACGCATCGAACTCTTTACTGGTGTCGGAGGTAGCGACGACCACTTCGACAAGACAATCTTCGACGACGACAACGGCGAGCGTATCACGCGTTCTCGCGCACCATTCCGCGGAACGTTTCGACCGGAAGCGTTAGAGAAGCGGCAGCCAGGGCTGAACCACTTCAAAGGCAAAAACCTCAAAGGGACCTGGCAGTTGATGATTCGGGCCAGTCGTAGCGAGAGGTCTGGCGTTTTGCACGGTTGGTCGCTTCTGGTCAAACCAGACCAAGAAGCGGTCGACAACCCCGAATCCGTTGCCCAGCGGCTAAACCCGACGGAAAGCCAGCCAGACGAAGGATCCTCGCCGTCCGAGGCTCCTCAGGTTCTACCGCCGCAGCCATGA
- a CDS encoding sialate O-acetylesterase yields MRQKLLLIALVCLLVTSSLVATGRSEEADVPAKDKFHLFLLVGQSNMAGRGKVTPDDQVKNPKVLMFNKQGKWVPAVDPMHFDKPGIVGVGLGRTFGLEVSKDNPDITIGLIPCAVGGSPIKSWVPGAWDAPTKSYPYDDAMKRASVALQSGQLKGILWHQGESDSRPERAEIYEQKLRELIARFRKELDAEDVPFIIGQLGQFEENPWNEAKSQVDKAHQDIAKADDKVLFIKSDGLTHKGDKVHFNADSYREFGKRYAKAFLEFNAKATQE; encoded by the coding sequence ATGCGACAAAAACTCCTTCTGATTGCTCTTGTCTGTCTACTAGTCACGTCATCGCTTGTGGCGACTGGAAGAAGTGAAGAAGCAGATGTTCCTGCCAAGGACAAGTTTCACTTGTTTCTCTTGGTGGGTCAGTCCAATATGGCTGGACGTGGTAAGGTCACCCCTGACGACCAAGTGAAGAACCCCAAAGTGCTCATGTTCAACAAGCAGGGTAAATGGGTACCGGCCGTCGACCCGATGCACTTTGATAAGCCAGGCATCGTGGGTGTGGGCCTGGGGCGTACATTCGGGCTGGAGGTTTCCAAAGACAACCCGGACATCACTATTGGCTTGATTCCTTGTGCTGTGGGTGGTTCACCAATCAAATCGTGGGTGCCCGGTGCCTGGGATGCCCCGACCAAGTCGTATCCGTACGACGACGCAATGAAGCGAGCCAGCGTAGCGCTTCAATCAGGCCAGTTAAAGGGAATTCTTTGGCATCAGGGCGAATCTGACTCGCGACCAGAAAGAGCCGAGATTTATGAGCAAAAACTGCGTGAGCTGATCGCTCGGTTTCGCAAGGAACTCGACGCGGAGGATGTGCCATTTATCATCGGCCAGTTAGGCCAGTTTGAAGAGAATCCTTGGAACGAAGCCAAGTCGCAGGTTGATAAGGCACACCAGGATATCGCGAAGGCAGACGACAAGGTCCTCTTCATCAAATCAGATGGACTAACGCACAAAGGTGACAAGGTCCACTTCAATGCTGATTCGTATCGTGAGTTCGGAAAACGCTATGCAAAAGCATTTCTGGAGTTCAACGCGAAAGCGACCCAAGAGTAG
- a CDS encoding PLP-dependent cysteine synthase family protein, whose product MIDPLAILANSRVTTPLVPIELPEHGVPVWCKLEYLNPSGSTKDRIARYILSKAMRSQLIQPGDQVVEASSGSTSIAFALVSAQLGLQFTAVMPENVSPERVKIIRAYGAHVELTQAKDGIDASIRLAQQISEQHNAFWPRQFSNPDNAKAHCDETAAEVLCQIPSGKVDVFVSGVGTGGTLVGVTQGLTSAGCRLTPVLARPVSNRLIADVECCSFSTRIPGVVDGLSTIFREANLPALKQFEISDEEAIHTTRQLIRAGFPVGPSSGLNYLAAVHAYREHGGDPVCLTVFPDRMERYFSTDLFAK is encoded by the coding sequence ATGATCGATCCCTTAGCCATCCTTGCAAACAGTCGCGTGACCACTCCGTTGGTTCCCATTGAGCTGCCCGAACACGGAGTGCCTGTGTGGTGCAAGCTGGAGTATCTGAATCCAAGTGGCTCGACCAAGGATCGCATTGCCCGCTACATCCTCTCAAAAGCGATGCGCAGTCAGCTAATTCAACCAGGCGACCAAGTCGTCGAGGCTTCTAGTGGTTCTACGAGTATTGCGTTTGCCTTGGTGTCGGCTCAGTTGGGACTTCAGTTCACGGCCGTAATGCCAGAGAACGTCAGCCCCGAACGTGTCAAGATAATTCGAGCTTACGGTGCACACGTCGAGCTTACCCAAGCCAAGGACGGAATTGATGCTTCGATTCGCTTGGCTCAGCAAATCTCCGAGCAACACAATGCGTTCTGGCCGCGTCAATTCTCAAACCCTGACAATGCGAAAGCCCACTGCGATGAAACCGCAGCCGAGGTGCTTTGCCAGATTCCTAGCGGCAAGGTCGACGTCTTTGTCAGTGGCGTCGGAACAGGAGGGACTCTTGTCGGCGTGACCCAGGGACTCACCTCCGCAGGCTGTAGGCTCACGCCGGTATTGGCTCGTCCCGTCAGCAATCGACTCATTGCCGACGTTGAATGCTGCAGCTTCAGTACAAGAATCCCTGGCGTCGTTGATGGGCTTTCCACGATCTTTCGCGAAGCCAACTTGCCAGCATTGAAACAGTTTGAGATCTCGGACGAAGAAGCCATCCACACCACACGGCAGTTGATTCGCGCCGGCTTCCCGGTAGGTCCAAGTTCTGGATTGAACTATCTCGCAGCCGTCCATGCATACCGAGAACACGGTGGCGATCCGGTCTGTTTGACTGTCTTTCCAGATCGTATGGAACGATATTTCTCGACCGATCTGTTTGCAAAGTAG